In Temnothorax longispinosus isolate EJ_2023e chromosome 2, Tlon_JGU_v1, whole genome shotgun sequence, one DNA window encodes the following:
- the Pus10 gene encoding tRNA pseudouridine synthase Pus10: MNAVTTEEEKKIIHFLKSQGCCLRCCFRFVGYRTSECYCKPFEFAARPSYADIRDDTSVCVEEAPCITCLGVLQDKAQENIVSKIAEKVKEKDYDCTTFTCALTVPVSVKLREHVLYAYMSKEIDIHESVLSTLRTRLQSVKDIWKLFMIPQLEQAMGKRADLSTPSPFLIEIFLTYADDEVIFKKLMKPKRGSDSQKKRKWNDNKFSRKNVDTLLTEMTDEQLVRHFTISEIVPKTFVCVDDILCSHSSVFIGGRYNKLSRKLSQTPWFINGEKKVETSVQDLLGNPIAEIVKAESIKFLSSGREDVDVRNIYNGRPFAVELLNPRMTNITSELLTRLTDSINQSTKQVQITSSLKVLSRFDLKKLKEGENVKTKFYRALCICRGASGDLPQLEHLNKLKNVRIIQRTPVRVLHRRPLSPRTRIICEMRARWAKPHELKELHTATESTDAFFVLDVKTQAGTYVKEFVHGDFGRTKPSLGDFLNAEVDIVALDVTGINLKWP; the protein is encoded by the exons ATGAACGCTGTTACGacagaggaagagaaaaagatcaTCCACTTTTTAAAATCCCAAGGCTGCTGTTTGAGATGTTGCTTTCGTTTCGTTGGATACCGTACGTCGGAATGTTATTGCAAACCTTTCGAATTTGCGGCACGG cCGAGTTATGCTGATATAAGAGATGATACTTCTGTGTGTGTGGAAGAAGCACCTTGCATCACATGCTTAGGAGTTCTTCAAGATAAGgcacaagaaaatattgtttcaaaA ATAGCGGAGAAAGTAAAGGAGAAAGATTATGATTGTACGACTTTCACTTGCGCATTGACCGTTCCCGTATCGGTGAAGCTCAGAGAACACGTACTGTACGCTTACATGTCCAAGGAGATAGACATTCACGAATCTGTCTTGAGCACTCTTCGAACAAGGTTACAGAGTGTCAAAGATATTTGGAAATTGTTTATGATTCCCCAACTCGAACAGGCTATGGGAAAACGTGCCGATCTGTCGACACCGTCGCCCTTTCTCATCGAGATCTTTTTGACCTACGCCGATGacgaagtaatatttaaaaagtt AATGAAACCTAAGAGAGGCAGCGATAGccagaaaaagagaaaatggaaTGACAACAAATTTAGTAGGAAGAACGTTGATACTTTGCTGACTGAGATGACGGATGAGCAACTCGTGCGACACTTTACGATCTCGGAAATCGTACCAAAAACGTTCGTTTGTGTTGACGATATCTTATGTTCTCACAGCAGTGTCTTCATAGGAG GACGTTACAATAAACTCTCCAGGAAGCTTAGTCAGACACCGTGGTTCATAAACGGCGAGAAGAAGGTGGAAACCTCGGTGCAAGATCTGCTCGGCAATCCCATCGCAGAAATTGTGAAGGCAGAAT cgataaaatttttatcgtcagGAAGAGAAGACGTCGACGTCAGAAACATATACAATGGCCGACCATTCGCTGTTGAGTTATTGAATCCTCGCATGACGAATATCACTAGCGAGCTTTTGACACGTCTAACCGATAGCATAAATCAGTCGACTAAGCAGGTTCAAATAACATCGAGCTTAAAAGTTCTTTCAAG GTTCGATTTAAAGAAGCTTAAGGAAGGTGAGAACGTTAAAACGAAGTTTTATCGAGCGCTGTGCATCTGTCGAGGCGCGAGTGGCGATTTACCGCAGTTGGAGCATCTGAATAAGCTGAAAAACGTCCGAATTATCCAGAGGACACCGGTGAGAGTGTTGCATAGGCGGCCATTGAGTCCGCGAACGCGTATCATTTGCGAGATGCGCGCGCGTTGGGCGAAACCTCACGAGCTGAAGGAGTTGCATACCGCTACCGAGAGTACCGACGCGTTTTTCGTTCTCGACGTCAAGACGCAAGCGGGTACATACGTGAAAGAATTCGTGCACGGAGATTTCGGTAGGACCAAGCCGAGCCTGGGCGATTTTCTTAACGCCGAAGTGGACATTGTCGCATTGGACGTCACGGGTATCAACTTAAAGTGGCCGTAA
- the LOC139825319 gene encoding F-box only protein 7-like, which yields MEKLRSSNRMVDISEPILAEDSTFTAIALSLSAVLEQLDESAKHHDYLVALLLVLLAECGFGILSASKTPKWERNTRLVYIPTNWKSQETGVYEIRFTLRNVDCIRSKLVVIPFGDKLILNIVSNVEKRRVYSMVVQTLKHVNPFTKNLCLRYMNLKEISRRFKDTVAIPLRGDILLATNSMGPNLRSLPLELRSGIARKLSQMDLTCYSECFSPRMLIRF from the exons ATGGAGAAATTGCGTTCCTCGAACAGGATGGTCGACATATCCGAGCCGATATTGGCGGAGGACAGTACGTTTACCGCAATAGCGTTATCGTTGAGCGCGGTGTTGGAACAATTGGACGAGAGTGCCAAACACCACGATTACCTTGTTGCCCTGCTGCTCGTTCTGTTGGCGGAATGCGGATTTGGCATTCTGTCCGCTTCCAAAACACCGAAATG GGAGAGAAATACAAGATTAGTTTATATACCCACAAATTGGAAGTCGCAAGAAACAGGCGTATACGAGATACGTTTCACGTTGCGTAACGTAGATTGCATTAGATCGAAATTAGTCGTGATACCTTTCGGCGATAAATTGATACTCAATATAGTGTCAAATGTAGAAAAGAGAAGGGTTTACAGCATGGTTGTACAGACGTTGAAGCACGTGAATCCGtttacgaaaaatttatgtcttCGGTACATGAATCTCAAGGAGATATCACGTAG GTTTAAGGACACGGTAGCCATACCTTTGCGCGGAGACATATTATTAGCAACAAATTCAATGGGTCCTAATTTGAGGAGCCTACCGTTAGAATTACGTTCGGGAATTGCACGTAAACTGTCACAAATGGATCTTACATGCTACTCAGAATGTTTTAGCCCTAGAATGCTTATCAGGTTTTAA